The segment GTTTGGAAGCCTGCGGCCTCTTTTTCCCGCCGTTTTGGCGTCCGAACGCAGTCATCAACACTTGTCGCCGGATGTTTGTTTTCTATGGCTTTTAATGTGTGTGTTAGGCACAACACATTGGCCCGAGCCGCGGCCCACGATCCGTCGTTTTCCGACATGTCCACGTAGTTTCATGTGGGCCCCGACGTTTGAAACAACCGACTCCAGGACAGCTCCACGTCATTTTCGGTGGGTCCGGCGCTTGTACCAAATGGGCATGGTATGGGCTATGGTATGCATGGGCTATGCATGTCTCAAACATGTCCGCGATGCATCTCGTTGGTACGACAGGTCACTTTtagagccagaatagatgcgtccctTCAAATCACCGCCCAAGCCATCCGTAGAGGATGTGCTTAATGGTATGTCACTTCACCGCCACATCGCACTCCAACGCATAAGTAGAAGACATCCTTCAATTTGTCTTTTCATCGTCTCATCACTGTCCAATGCAGCGAAAAGGCTGATCGGAAAGTTGCGGGAAAGCCAACGATCATCCGAAGGCTGACACTTTGACGGGCAAAAGCCCGCACAATAGCCTATTGGCTAGTAAATAACAATTTGTAATCAAATAAAGTCCTCAAATGTAGAGGCAAATTATTATAGTGTAAGTAATCTGTAaatcaatataaaaataaataaaaattccacCAAGATGCTCAAAGCCAGAAGCTTGTCTTTTCTTTGATATGGATTCATCGCATCTAGTCATTACCAGCTGACAGATTCTCCAAGAACAAGACAAACCCCATTATCGCCTTATGAACCCATTATAATATCATATTCAAATCCTCAACTCGCTAATCACTCATGAGAGAAACAAGCTTTTCTGATTGCTAATCACTCAATAATGGTTTCTCACACAATCACAGGCCAGAATGAGGGCGAAGAAGTACCTGTCATTGATCTTTCTCTTTTGGGTAATGGACATGATTCAGAAAGCATGTATGCTCAAGTGAGAAAGGCTTGTGAAGAATGGGGGTGTTTCGTGGTGGTCAATCATGGAGTTAAAGAGGACATAATTCATCAAATGGATTCATCTACCAGAGATGCATTTGCACTCCCCAAAGAAACCAGACAGAGAAACATTTTTCAAAGACGGAACGTGAGTCACATCGCTGATTTGCCTGCAATGCCGTTTTACGAGAGCTTTGGTGTGCCTGGAGCACCAGATCCAGATGCCATTCAGAAGTTTTCAGATCAACTGTGGCCTCAAGGAAACCCTCAAATCTGGTAATTCAGTAAAACCGTTTCCTACTCTTTTTCAATTTTTCAGAAGATAAAAGATAATTAGAaagataaatgatatttttatttgtattttttgttgGTATGAATTTTAGTTGTTAGAGAGTTAAAGGTTCAGAATATTCTAGATGGGTGTAGAAAAGTTTCATGTAGCATGAGGAAAGTTCAATTCTAATTTATTTgtagattaaattaaataaattatttatttacaaGTTAAATATATATAGTTCTTGTAATAAAAGTTAAAAGAATGTTATAGTTGTTTCCCCTCACAAAATTTTCTCCTATCATGATCATCTACCAGGAGAATATGGTAGGCTGCATTCTTATTATTAGTCAAAAGGAATTAGTAATAAAATATTTCTTAGATTTATTCTATTTCACAATTGCAAACCCTTATTACAATTTTCTCACTTCGCAGCAAAATCATCGAGCAATACACTTCAGCCGTTGAACAATTGACGATCAATATCATCACAGTAATTTCCAAAAGCTTTGGAATTACGGAGTATTATGAATCACAGTTTTGGGATCTTCTTCGCCTGAACTACTATGATATACCACCAAATAAAACAGGAGGCGTCTCACCCCATGCTGATCATGATTTTATAAAAGTACTCTACCAAGATAAGAATGGTGGGCAAAAGTGAAAGTTATGCCAAATTCATTTATTGTTTTGATGGGTAACTACATGAAGGCATGGAGTAATGGGAGGGTATGGAACGGCATTCACAGAGTGATAATGGAAGAATGTAAGCCTCCTCGTGTGTCACTGCCATATTTTTACTACTTTTCAGATGAGGTAGTTATAAATGCACCACCAGAATTAGTTGACGAGAATCATCCACGTCTGTATAAACCATTCAAGCCTCCAGAGTTCCGAGCATTCTATGGAGATATTTCGTACAAGAGATATCAAAAGTCTGAGACTTTCCTAAGTGATACAGCACCACCCTTCATTGACATGTTCGCACTTATTACAACAGAATAGTAAATTGTACTTTCAAAATACAAGATAGAGATTTATTATTAGTTGTGGTTTTGTTTCAGTGCCAATAGAGATTTCACTGTAATTTTACAGTATTAGTCATAAATGACACTTTCCAGGTGTGCTATACATCGAACAGCTAAAGCTGAATGTTGCTTAACCTTTTAAACCTTTGTAAATATGTTATAACTGGCAAATAAGGGAACCAAACTTTAAAGGTCTACTAGCATATGAGCTGCATAGAATGCTTGCTTAATTAGTAAAACAACAATATTACAGTACCATATAATTAGTGACAGCATTCTAAGATGCTAGAAAATCGGTTTCATATAAATATTTAAAGGCGTAGTCAAGTACTGTATAGTGAtatttttgcttctgttatttAGGTTAGCTCCATGATAACATCTCATTCTGTTAATAACATTTTAATTCTATTACTGTTTCTAGAGGGTTTTCGAGTTGAATCTTATGTTGGTGCTCTTGTGTGAAGAAGAATATATATGCCTAAGTTTTTGTCTTAGCTTTGATTATAAATAAATTGCAATATGTTTCCTTCAATATTTCCAAAGTAAGGAACTTCTCTTTTTTTCAAATTAAGGTGATAGTCTACTTGCATATATTCGAATGCTTCATTGCAACCTCCATAACAAGAAAATAATGGATGAGTGGTGTGTGGGTGCCACAAGACACAAACTATCAACACTTTTATAAAACAAAACAAGAACTCTTGAGAATATATAATAAATAGTCATTTCTCAAGTAGCTTACTTCATTCCTTTTAATGTACACTTAATATATATCTTGATATATTTCTCATTATAGaattatagaagacactatattaGTTCTTTTTCAATGTATTTTATAGGATCATGTCTTAAATTTGTTGGGACTAAAGTAGAGAACATGATGGTAGGATGTATCCATCCAAAATGAGGACAAATAATATATTCTTTCTCTTGTAATGAAAGCCAATAAATCAATCCGACCTAACTTATAGAAAAATCAAGTATTGAGAAACTCAATGATAACTTCCATCAACCAATTACTCATGTGGAAACCTTCCAACCATACAATCTTTCACTCTTTAATAAAAGAACCTTCACACATCCTTATGCTTCAAAAACCCATTAATAATCTTGTCCCTATATTTTAATACTCTTCTAAACTTAAATATCTACCTTTCTAATCATTTTTTTCCATCCCCCTAAATCCAAA is part of the Cryptomeria japonica chromosome 10, Sugi_1.0, whole genome shotgun sequence genome and harbors:
- the LOC131079116 gene encoding probable inactive 2-oxoglutarate-dependent dioxygenase AOP2, with protein sequence MVSHTITGQNEGEEVPVIDLSLLGNGHDSESMYAQVRKACEEWGCFVVVNHGVKEDIIHQMDSSTRDAFALPKETRQRNIFQRRNVSHIADLPAMPFYESFGVPGAPDPDAIQKFSDQLWPQGNPQICKIIEQYTSAVEQLTINIITVISKSFGITEYYESQFWDLLRLNYYDIPPNKTGGVSPHADHDFIKAWSNGRVWNGIHRVIMEECKPPRVSLPYFYYFSDEVVINAPPELVDENHPRLYKPFKPPEFRAFYGDISYKRYQKSETFLSDTAPPFIDMFALITTE